A single Calidifontibacter indicus DNA region contains:
- a CDS encoding IS630 family transposase encodes MANRPAPALSLRDGDREELARWTRSSSTRAGLAQRARIVLLAADGSSNTEIADKVGVSRPTVISWRKRYQDKGIDGLVDQERSGRPRHIDHREIVSATLTPPPKKYGVTHWSTRLLAKHLSVGDATIARAWREYGVQPWRSQTFKFSTDPELVAKVTDVVGLYLNPPENAVVLCVDEKSQIQALDRTAPMLPMQPGLPERRTHDYKRHGTSTLFAALEIATGQVTGACKNRHRHQEFLAFLKQIARAYPDQELHLVMDNYAAHKHTNVKAWLAANPRVVVHFTPTHASWMNMVEIWFGIIERQAIHRGTFTSVPDLNAKIRAFITGWNNRSHPFVWTKTAEQILAKANRQKTSNAAH; translated from the coding sequence ATGGCAAACCGACCTGCCCCGGCGTTGTCGTTGCGTGATGGTGATCGGGAGGAGCTGGCCCGGTGGACGCGGTCATCGTCGACACGTGCTGGCCTGGCACAGCGGGCGAGGATCGTGTTGTTGGCTGCCGACGGTTCCTCCAATACCGAGATCGCTGACAAGGTCGGCGTGAGCCGACCGACGGTGATCTCATGGCGGAAGCGGTACCAGGACAAGGGGATCGACGGGCTGGTCGATCAGGAAAGGTCGGGCAGGCCCCGGCACATCGATCACCGTGAGATCGTGTCTGCCACGTTGACTCCGCCGCCGAAGAAGTACGGCGTCACGCACTGGTCGACGCGACTGCTGGCCAAGCATCTGAGCGTGGGGGACGCGACGATTGCCCGGGCCTGGCGTGAGTACGGGGTGCAGCCGTGGCGTTCGCAGACGTTCAAGTTCTCCACCGACCCGGAGCTGGTCGCGAAGGTGACTGACGTCGTCGGGTTGTACCTGAATCCGCCGGAGAACGCGGTGGTGCTGTGCGTGGACGAGAAGTCTCAGATCCAGGCGTTGGACCGCACCGCGCCGATGTTGCCGATGCAACCTGGGCTGCCCGAACGGCGCACCCACGACTACAAACGGCATGGCACGTCCACCTTGTTCGCCGCCTTGGAGATCGCGACCGGGCAGGTCACCGGTGCGTGCAAGAACCGGCACCGCCACCAGGAGTTCCTGGCGTTCTTGAAGCAGATCGCCCGGGCCTACCCCGACCAGGAACTGCACCTGGTGATGGACAACTACGCCGCGCACAAGCACACGAACGTCAAGGCATGGCTCGCGGCAAACCCCCGCGTGGTCGTGCACTTCACCCCGACCCACGCATCCTGGATGAACATGGTCGAGATCTGGTTCGGCATCATCGAACGCCAAGCGATCCACCGCGGCACGTTCACCTCCGTGCCCGACCTAAACGCCAAGATTCGCGCCTTCATCACCGGCTGGAACAACCGATCCCACCCGTTCGTCTGGACCAAGACCGCCGAGCAAATCCTCGCGAAGGCCAACCGTCAGAAGACTTCAAACGCAGCCCACTAG
- the istB gene encoding IS21-like element helper ATPase IstB, translating to MAPTAPATTITPTLRRRRGLTEEAALAAVDQACRRLRLPTIRGVLDEAIGVAKKEQLSYPGFLAELLLAEVDDRDRRSSVRRVKAAQFPRDKWLGDFDFDANPAIEAATIHQLAKGDWIRKGEPLCLIGDSGTGKSHLLIGLGTAAAEQGHRVRYTLATRLVNELVEAADEKILAKTIARYGRVDLLIIDELGYMELDRRGAELLFQVLTEREEKNSIAIASNQSFSGWTDTFTDPRLCAAIVDRLTYHGTIIETGTHSYRLANSRSELTA from the coding sequence ATGGCACCGACCGCACCCGCGACCACGATCACCCCGACCCTGCGGCGACGACGTGGACTGACCGAAGAAGCCGCCCTCGCGGCGGTCGATCAGGCCTGCCGCCGGCTACGCCTCCCCACGATCCGCGGCGTGCTCGATGAAGCCATCGGGGTGGCGAAGAAGGAACAGCTGTCCTACCCAGGTTTCCTGGCCGAACTGCTGCTGGCCGAGGTCGATGACCGTGACCGTCGTTCCAGCGTGCGCCGGGTGAAAGCAGCACAGTTCCCTCGGGACAAATGGCTGGGCGACTTCGACTTCGACGCGAACCCGGCGATCGAGGCCGCGACCATCCACCAGCTCGCCAAAGGCGATTGGATCCGCAAAGGCGAACCCCTGTGCCTGATCGGCGACTCCGGCACCGGCAAGTCTCATTTGCTGATCGGTCTCGGGACAGCCGCGGCCGAGCAAGGCCACCGCGTCCGGTACACCCTGGCCACGCGGTTAGTGAACGAGCTGGTCGAAGCCGCCGACGAGAAGATCCTGGCCAAGACGATCGCCCGCTACGGCCGCGTCGATCTACTGATCATCGACGAACTGGGCTACATGGAACTGGACCGCCGCGGTGCCGAACTCCTGTTCCAAGTCCTGACCGAACGCGAAGAGAAGAACAGCATCGCGATCGCGTCCAATCAGTCATTCTCCGGGTGGACCGATACCTTCACCGACCCCCGACTGTGCGCCGCGATCGTGGACCGGCTCACCTACCACGGCACCATCATCGAAACGGGCACCCACTCCTACAGACTGGCCAACAGTCGCAGTGAACTGACCGCATGA
- the istA gene encoding IS21 family transposase has protein sequence MELRVELFAVIRRDARVEGLGVRALAKRHGVHRRTVRQALASATPPARKTPDRSSPRLDPFKAAIDDMLRADLEAPRKQRHTATRILARLVEEHAATELSYSTVRDYVRVRRAQIDLEAGRRVEEAFIPQVHAPGAEAEVDFGEVWVVIDGVKTKCHLFIYRLSFSGKAIHRVYPTCAQEAFLEGHIDAFEALGGIPTRHIRYDNLTSAVLAVLHGGDRRRKENDRWVLFKSHYGFDSFYCQPGIVGAHEKGGVEGEVGWFRRNHLTPMPEVESLDELNEKIRAWEADDDGRRITGKLNTIGADYATERGLLAALPVDRFDPGLVLHPRVDRSAMITVRMMKYSVPARLIGRKVRVSLRASHLVVFDGHTTVATHQRVASRGGHVVVLDHYLEVLKHKPGALPGSTALASARASGAFTAAHDAFWAESRKVNGDSEGTRELIDVLLLHRSLPAEAVVAGITASLKVGAVTAEVVAVEARRHAATLDSAAAGEGGASSDRHPGARVGVPEQRVVSLTQRRLTDPAAVIAGLPADTRPLPSVAAYDELLPRRTAAAATTTEPNLTKASTS, from the coding sequence ATGGAGTTACGGGTGGAGTTGTTCGCGGTGATCCGCCGGGACGCACGAGTCGAGGGCCTGGGCGTGCGGGCGCTGGCCAAGCGGCATGGGGTGCATCGGCGTACGGTGCGGCAGGCGTTGGCTTCGGCGACGCCACCGGCACGAAAGACGCCGGACAGGTCCTCGCCGCGGTTGGATCCGTTCAAGGCCGCGATCGATGACATGCTCCGAGCGGATCTGGAGGCGCCCAGGAAGCAGCGACACACTGCGACCAGGATTCTGGCCCGCCTGGTCGAGGAGCACGCTGCGACGGAACTGTCGTACTCGACAGTGCGGGATTATGTGCGGGTCCGCCGGGCACAAATCGACCTGGAGGCCGGCCGCCGGGTCGAGGAAGCATTTATTCCGCAGGTGCATGCACCGGGCGCGGAGGCCGAGGTCGACTTCGGCGAGGTCTGGGTCGTCATCGACGGGGTGAAGACCAAGTGCCACTTGTTCATCTACCGACTCTCGTTCTCCGGTAAGGCGATCCACCGGGTCTACCCCACGTGCGCGCAGGAGGCGTTCTTGGAAGGCCATATCGACGCGTTCGAAGCGTTGGGCGGCATCCCGACGAGGCACATCCGGTATGACAACCTGACGTCGGCGGTGTTGGCGGTGCTGCACGGCGGCGACCGACGGCGGAAAGAGAACGACCGGTGGGTGCTGTTCAAATCGCATTACGGATTCGACTCGTTCTACTGCCAACCCGGCATCGTCGGCGCGCACGAGAAAGGCGGCGTCGAAGGTGAGGTCGGCTGGTTCCGCCGTAACCACCTGACCCCGATGCCCGAGGTCGAGTCGCTGGACGAGCTGAACGAGAAGATCCGCGCCTGGGAGGCCGATGACGACGGTCGGCGAATCACCGGCAAACTGAACACGATCGGTGCCGACTACGCCACCGAACGTGGCTTGTTGGCAGCGTTGCCGGTCGACCGGTTCGATCCCGGCCTCGTGCTGCACCCACGAGTGGACCGATCGGCAATGATCACCGTGCGGATGATGAAGTACTCCGTCCCCGCACGGCTGATCGGCCGCAAGGTCCGGGTCTCCTTGCGAGCGTCGCATCTGGTCGTGTTCGACGGCCACACCACCGTGGCCACTCACCAACGGGTCGCGTCCCGCGGCGGGCACGTCGTGGTTCTGGACCACTACCTGGAAGTCCTCAAGCACAAGCCGGGCGCGCTACCGGGGTCGACCGCGCTGGCGTCTGCTCGCGCGTCGGGTGCGTTCACGGCGGCGCATGACGCGTTCTGGGCCGAGTCCCGGAAAGTCAACGGCGACAGCGAGGGCACCCGGGAACTCATCGACGTCCTGCTACTACACCGGTCGTTGCCGGCCGAGGCCGTGGTCGCCGGGATCACTGCCTCGCTGAAGGTGGGTGCGGTCACCGCCGAGGTGGTCGCGGTCGAAGCCCGCCGCCACGCCGCAACCCTCGACTCCGCCGCTGCTGGCGAGGGTGGGGCCAGTTCTGACCGTCACCCCGGTGCTCGCGTCGGCGTTCCCGAGCAACGTGTTGTCAGTCTCACCCAGCGACGCTTGACCGACCCGGCCGCGGTGATCGCGGGGCTCCCGGCCGATACCCGACCCTTGCCATCCGTGGCCGCCTACGACGAACTCCTGCCACGGCGAACCGCCGCGGCGGCCACGACAACCGAACCCAATCTGACGAAGGCGAGTACCAGCTGA
- a CDS encoding class II fructose-bisphosphate aldolase, whose amino-acid sequence MRTDPDEAAAFVAATGVDALAVAVGSSHAMTDRSAQLDSELIARITAATPVPLVLHGSSGVSDEQLRAAVAAGMRKINVGSALNIAFTGAVRHPGEPGVTRPAQVPRAGPRGDDGHGAAPADARRLSRASGCPAGFSRPGAR is encoded by the coding sequence GTGCGCACCGATCCGGACGAAGCGGCCGCCTTCGTCGCCGCCACCGGGGTCGACGCCCTGGCGGTGGCGGTCGGCAGTTCGCACGCGATGACCGACCGCAGCGCACAACTCGACAGCGAACTCATCGCCCGGATCACCGCGGCCACGCCGGTGCCGTTGGTGCTGCACGGCTCGTCCGGGGTCAGCGACGAGCAACTGCGCGCGGCCGTCGCGGCCGGGATGCGCAAGATCAACGTCGGCTCGGCGCTCAACATCGCGTTCACCGGTGCGGTGCGCCACCCTGGCGAGCCAGGAGTCACCAGACCCGCGCAAGTACCTCGTGCCGGCCCGCGAGGCGATGACGGCCACGGTGCAGCACCTGCTGACGCTCGTCGGTTGAGTCGAGCGTCCGGCTGTCCAGCTGGGTTCAGCCGGCCCGGTGCACGGTGA